In one Spirosoma rigui genomic region, the following are encoded:
- a CDS encoding putative LPS assembly protein LptD, producing the protein MVCILLALHALGQSTTTPRQPAKGGIPTTTEPSQRVSDQTSGATPATRAAENNPAAATTTASPSTTTVTAPASQTTVPAVKKTTKRTPGLVSPNVVRPESRTAVGSDSLQVAVGDTAVGDTTQSEDATFRTTVTYQAKDSTIYAADGQTVELFGDASVVYGEISLKADYIKINYLTNEVYAKGRYDSTAKKLIGSPIFQDGEGKYDSKEIRYNFKTKKGRIQGVITQQGEGNIRGKTVKKDAEDNLYIGNAIYTTCNLATPHFHINASKLKVIHNKSVVAGPFNLVINQIPLPIGLPFGFFPFPKRKEIGVSGILVPQYGEEPNGRGYYLRDGGYYWAVSENLGLQFKGQIYSRGSWGVGVSSAYNKRYRFSGAVDLRFNRNRSGDRVDLSQVPRNDFAFTWSHSPVPRGRGSFSANVNISSNSYNQNNSFSTQSYISNVAGSSVQYSRTFGQYVRAGANVRVNQQFGQIDRVTQQRVNGKTDVSSDFNFGVNQISPFALKGGTGRWYESFRVGLDISGSIGVSNTVRSQVDTTGLGFPVITSLRPISAVQRALDSTARAEAIRDGRVIQDPNLIPFNTANLPRIWENRTVQARYSIPISLPNVKLLRYINLTPGFSLQGDIYTKKLNYTYLGFGNLFDVDPVTGQYVTNQNAVRVDTARGFFPSYNFSVNASMNTRFYGTFFIRGKRIEAIRHTVAPSISFSYIPDFTNPAFGQFQILPAVGSLANLPEYRRTLSVFRGLGGSSGGGTSTESAFISFGIVNQLEMKVRTRNDTTGQDFKKVPLFDNLSVTGSYNLLAPDYKLSPIAVSANTQIFKNISFNLSSTFDPYALRPYGGTPYYSLPTSTTPIPPTSFSPSILAIAGYDGREYVRVPQVYAFQKGQGLLRLTNVQAYVSARFAPKQADKKKTSPNASDATLKAINNNPELYVDFNIPWSFNASYTFGLTKLTPEISQVIQALTLTGDLSLTPKWKITLQTGYDFKFMSPTLTTIGINRDLHCWEMAFNWTPYAGNNLRAGNYSFDLRARSSILQELKLSRRRSFYDRGGF; encoded by the coding sequence ATGGTGTGTATTCTCCTGGCGCTTCATGCACTGGGCCAGAGTACTACGACACCGCGTCAGCCGGCTAAAGGGGGGATACCCACCACGACCGAACCTTCCCAGCGTGTTTCGGATCAAACGTCGGGCGCTACTCCGGCTACCCGGGCGGCCGAGAATAACCCGGCTGCTGCTACCACTACTGCTTCGCCCTCGACAACAACCGTCACGGCGCCAGCCTCGCAGACAACGGTTCCCGCAGTGAAAAAGACAACCAAACGGACGCCCGGTCTCGTATCGCCCAATGTCGTTCGGCCCGAATCCCGCACAGCCGTAGGAAGTGACTCCCTGCAGGTAGCCGTCGGTGATACGGCCGTTGGTGACACTACCCAGAGCGAAGACGCTACGTTCCGGACCACTGTTACCTACCAGGCCAAAGACTCAACCATCTACGCGGCCGACGGCCAGACTGTTGAACTGTTTGGTGATGCCAGCGTTGTCTACGGCGAAATCTCGCTTAAAGCCGATTATATCAAGATCAACTACCTTACCAACGAGGTATATGCCAAAGGTCGGTATGATTCGACCGCTAAAAAACTCATTGGGTCGCCTATTTTTCAGGATGGCGAAGGGAAATACGACTCCAAAGAGATCCGCTACAACTTCAAAACCAAGAAGGGGCGGATTCAGGGCGTTATCACCCAGCAGGGTGAAGGGAACATTCGGGGTAAGACTGTGAAGAAAGACGCCGAAGACAACCTCTACATCGGCAATGCCATTTACACGACCTGTAACCTGGCAACTCCGCACTTTCACATCAACGCCAGTAAGCTCAAGGTCATTCACAATAAGTCGGTGGTGGCGGGCCCGTTTAACCTGGTCATCAATCAAATACCACTTCCTATTGGACTGCCGTTTGGCTTTTTCCCGTTTCCCAAGCGCAAGGAAATCGGAGTATCCGGTATTCTGGTGCCGCAGTACGGGGAGGAGCCCAATGGACGCGGCTACTACCTGCGCGATGGAGGCTACTACTGGGCGGTGAGCGAAAACCTGGGGCTGCAGTTCAAAGGGCAGATCTACTCGCGGGGGAGCTGGGGCGTGGGTGTATCGTCGGCCTATAACAAACGCTACCGCTTTAGCGGGGCCGTTGATCTACGGTTCAACCGAAACCGCTCCGGTGACCGCGTCGATCTGAGCCAGGTGCCCCGCAACGATTTTGCCTTTACCTGGTCGCACTCGCCGGTCCCTCGCGGACGGGGTAGTTTCTCGGCTAACGTAAACATCAGCAGCAACAGCTACAACCAGAACAACTCATTCAGTACCCAGTCGTACATTTCCAACGTAGCGGGCTCGTCGGTACAGTACAGCCGCACGTTCGGGCAGTATGTGCGGGCGGGAGCCAACGTGCGGGTGAACCAGCAATTCGGTCAGATCGACCGGGTGACCCAGCAGCGCGTTAACGGAAAAACCGACGTATCGTCTGATTTTAACTTCGGCGTGAACCAGATCTCGCCCTTCGCGCTTAAAGGCGGTACGGGCCGCTGGTACGAGAGTTTCCGTGTCGGTCTCGACATCAGCGGATCAATAGGCGTGAGCAATACTGTCCGTAGCCAGGTCGATACGACGGGGTTGGGTTTTCCAGTCATCACCAGCCTGCGGCCCATCAGTGCTGTTCAACGGGCGCTGGATAGTACTGCCCGCGCCGAAGCTATCCGCGATGGACGCGTTATCCAGGACCCAAACCTGATCCCTTTCAACACGGCCAACCTGCCGCGTATTTGGGAAAACCGAACGGTGCAGGCGCGGTACAGCATTCCCATCTCCCTGCCGAACGTCAAATTGCTCCGGTACATCAACCTGACGCCGGGTTTCTCGCTACAGGGCGATATTTACACCAAGAAGCTAAACTACACGTACCTGGGCTTCGGCAATCTGTTCGACGTTGATCCGGTAACGGGGCAGTACGTCACCAACCAGAACGCAGTGCGGGTCGATACGGCCCGTGGGTTCTTCCCGTCCTACAACTTCTCGGTCAACGCGAGTATGAACACGCGTTTCTATGGAACGTTCTTCATCCGTGGGAAACGTATCGAGGCCATTCGGCATACGGTGGCCCCGTCAATTTCGTTCAGCTATATTCCGGACTTCACGAACCCTGCTTTCGGCCAGTTTCAGATTCTGCCCGCCGTGGGGAGTCTGGCGAACTTGCCGGAATACCGGCGGACCCTCTCGGTGTTCCGGGGACTTGGGGGAAGCAGCGGTGGCGGAACCAGCACCGAGTCGGCCTTTATTTCGTTCGGTATTGTGAACCAGCTGGAGATGAAAGTCCGCACCCGGAACGATACCACGGGGCAGGATTTCAAAAAAGTGCCCCTGTTCGACAACCTGAGCGTTACCGGGAGCTACAACCTGCTCGCGCCAGACTACAAGCTGTCGCCGATTGCGGTAAGTGCCAACACCCAGATCTTCAAAAACATCAGTTTTAACCTCTCATCGACTTTCGATCCGTACGCGCTCAGACCGTACGGCGGTACGCCCTACTATAGCCTGCCTACATCGACAACGCCCATTCCTCCTACTAGTTTCTCGCCATCGATACTAGCCATTGCCGGATACGACGGGCGGGAGTACGTGCGGGTGCCACAGGTGTACGCATTTCAGAAAGGCCAGGGCCTGCTGCGGCTGACGAACGTGCAGGCGTATGTAAGCGCCCGTTTTGCGCCCAAGCAGGCCGACAAGAAGAAAACCAGTCCGAATGCATCCGATGCGACGTTGAAAGCCATTAACAATAACCCGGAACTGTATGTCGACTTCAATATTCCCTGGTCGTTTAATGCCAGCTATACCTTCGGACTGACTAAACTCACGCCCGAAATCTCCCAGGTGATTCAGGCCCTCACGTTAACGGGTGACCTGAGCCTGACGCCGAAGTGGAAAATTACCCTGCAGACTGGCTACGACTTCAAATTCATGAGCCCCACGCTGACGACTATTGGTATCAACCGCGACCTGCACTGCTGGGAAATGGCCTTCAACTGGACTCCCTACGCCGGTAACAACCTGCGGGCGGGTAACTACTCGTTCGACCTGCGGGCGCGATCGTCTATCTTGCAGGAACTCAAACTCTCCCGCCGGCGCAGCTTCTACGACCGGGGCGGGTTCTAG
- a CDS encoding N-acetylmuramoyl-L-alanine amidase family protein, producing MAPARMDLLPELTQDTVRRGASGQTTPAQAEADAEPQSETRSNQLRTVVLDAGHGGKDPGTHGRYANEKTINLDLILQLGRKIKANFPNIRVIYTRSTDHFVDLYERGAIANRNRADLFISIHCNASPSSSRVYGTETYTLGLHRTQSNLDVARRENAVILQEKNYEQTYKGFNPNSPLATIMLANYQHAFMTSSINFAEKVERSFRHNADRKSNGVKQAGFIVLWKTTMPSILIESGYLTNPAEELFLKSKDGQEQIAGAIYKAFAQYKDEVESAN from the coding sequence ATGGCGCCCGCCCGGATGGATCTGTTGCCCGAACTGACGCAGGATACGGTTCGACGGGGGGCATCGGGACAAACGACACCTGCCCAGGCGGAAGCCGATGCAGAGCCCCAGTCCGAAACCCGTTCTAACCAGCTCCGTACCGTTGTGCTCGATGCCGGTCATGGCGGAAAAGATCCTGGCACCCACGGCCGCTACGCCAACGAAAAGACGATTAATCTGGACCTAATATTACAGTTGGGTCGGAAAATAAAAGCGAATTTCCCCAACATCCGGGTTATTTACACCCGCTCTACCGATCATTTTGTCGATCTGTACGAACGGGGTGCCATTGCCAATCGCAACCGGGCCGATCTGTTCATCTCCATCCACTGCAACGCCAGCCCGTCGAGCAGCCGCGTATACGGCACCGAAACCTACACCTTGGGCTTACACCGTACCCAGAGCAACCTGGATGTGGCCCGGCGCGAAAACGCGGTTATTCTGCAGGAAAAAAACTACGAACAGACTTACAAGGGATTCAATCCCAACTCACCCCTGGCTACGATCATGCTGGCCAACTACCAGCACGCGTTCATGACGAGCAGCATCAATTTTGCCGAGAAAGTGGAGCGCAGCTTCCGGCACAATGCCGATCGCAAAAGCAACGGCGTGAAGCAGGCCGGTTTTATCGTGCTCTGGAAAACGACCATGCCCAGCATCCTCATCGAGAGCGGTTACCTGACCAATCCGGCCGAAGAACTCTTTCTGAAATCGAAAGATGGGCAGGAGCAAATTGCGGGCGCTATCTACAAAGCATTTGCTCAGTACAAAGACGAAGTGGAATCGGCCAACTAG
- a CDS encoding dTDP-4-dehydrorhamnose 3,5-epimerase family protein — MQIPPVSHTSQLIAGITLHGVDLKVMNEERDQRGSFTETFATHWRAAIEPTQWSMVRSAAHVLRGLHIHQRHDEYFCLIDGHCLVGLYDVRPDSPTYQQHSLYELFGTDLKAVIFPTGLLHGWYFYEPSMHLQAVSESYKDYAHDDNFGCRWDDPELGIPWGIINPILSERATSFPPLADLLVTATSAGAYF, encoded by the coding sequence ATGCAAATCCCACCCGTTTCCCACACCTCCCAATTAATAGCCGGGATCACGCTCCACGGCGTTGACCTGAAAGTAATGAACGAAGAGCGCGACCAGCGCGGGTCTTTTACCGAAACGTTTGCTACCCACTGGCGGGCCGCCATCGAACCAACGCAGTGGAGTATGGTTCGTTCGGCAGCGCACGTATTGCGAGGTCTGCACATTCATCAGCGGCACGATGAATATTTTTGCCTGATCGATGGACATTGCCTGGTCGGGTTGTACGACGTTCGTCCCGATTCACCAACGTATCAGCAACATAGTCTTTACGAACTGTTCGGCACCGATCTTAAGGCAGTCATTTTTCCTACCGGCCTGCTACACGGCTGGTATTTCTACGAACCGTCCATGCATTTACAGGCCGTTTCCGAGTCATATAAGGACTACGCCCACGACGATAATTTCGGTTGTCGCTGGGATGATCCGGAACTGGGAATCCCCTGGGGCATCATTAATCCAATTTTATCAGAGCGGGCAACCAGCTTTCCTCCGCTGGCTGATCTCCTGGTAACCGCAACCAGCGCCGGAGCTTATTTTTGA
- a CDS encoding Gfo/Idh/MocA family protein, giving the protein MHIGLLGCGRWGKLILTTLTGLGIRVTVYDTDPDTRRLAVPLGAAASGASVADLANTDGLIVATPASTHRAVLEQIAYLGKPIFVEKPLATSYADALSIARLAMPPTFLMHIWRYHPGIRLMGELSQSGVLGEVLLLKTSRTNWTSPRTDTDSLRTLAPHDLTILLQILGYLPNPTAAVAERHGGVIRGLTAFLGLAPACVIDISTRYADKRREVRVHGTKGVAVLAGEKADCIDVWFGDDQTPVADWRHERLPFDTTPPLQLELMAFLEYLQGGKAPLSPLAEGVDIIRLLDAIEELT; this is encoded by the coding sequence ATGCACATCGGTTTACTCGGTTGCGGCCGCTGGGGAAAGCTTATCCTGACGACACTGACCGGGCTCGGGATACGGGTAACTGTATACGACACCGATCCGGACACGCGTCGGCTGGCCGTGCCGTTGGGCGCTGCTGCCAGTGGGGCGTCGGTGGCGGACCTGGCAAATACCGACGGACTGATCGTGGCGACCCCCGCGTCTACGCACCGGGCCGTACTGGAGCAGATTGCGTATCTGGGCAAACCGATATTTGTTGAAAAACCGCTGGCTACTTCCTACGCCGACGCGCTGTCCATTGCCCGTCTAGCGATGCCACCTACCTTTCTGATGCACATCTGGCGGTATCACCCGGGCATTCGGCTGATGGGCGAGTTAAGTCAGTCGGGTGTGCTGGGGGAGGTGCTGCTCCTGAAAACAAGCCGGACGAACTGGACCAGTCCCCGTACCGATACGGATAGCCTGCGCACGCTGGCTCCGCATGACCTGACCATCTTGCTGCAGATACTGGGTTATCTACCCAATCCTACCGCGGCTGTGGCCGAACGGCATGGCGGTGTTATACGCGGACTGACGGCCTTTCTGGGGCTAGCTCCGGCCTGTGTCATAGATATATCGACCCGGTATGCCGATAAACGCCGGGAGGTTCGGGTGCACGGGACAAAGGGCGTAGCGGTGCTCGCTGGTGAAAAAGCGGATTGTATCGACGTCTGGTTCGGCGACGACCAGACGCCGGTTGCCGACTGGCGGCATGAACGCTTGCCCTTCGATACAACCCCCCCGCTACAGCTTGAGCTGATGGCTTTTCTTGAGTACCTTCAGGGCGGTAAGGCTCCCCTTAGCCCGCTGGCAGAAGGCGTTGACATTATTCGTCTGCTGGACGCGATTGAGGAGCTGACTTAA
- a CDS encoding c-type cytochrome translates to MKKSIYFLLCLSVSAGYAQSQKPVAKPTSKSAVATAKLPGQALYEQHCLVCHQADGSGVPGLNPPLKGASWVQGDKTRLINVLLKGLQGQEIDEEMYDNAMPAHDFLDDTQIAGVLTYIRSNFGNKADAVTADEVKKVRGK, encoded by the coding sequence ATGAAAAAAAGTATTTATTTCCTGCTATGCTTGTCTGTTTCGGCGGGTTATGCCCAAAGTCAGAAGCCAGTTGCCAAACCTACGTCAAAATCGGCTGTGGCAACTGCCAAGCTGCCCGGCCAGGCGCTGTATGAACAGCATTGCCTCGTCTGCCACCAGGCCGATGGTTCCGGCGTTCCCGGCCTGAATCCACCGCTGAAAGGTGCCAGTTGGGTGCAGGGCGACAAAACCCGGCTCATTAACGTATTGTTGAAAGGACTACAAGGCCAGGAGATTGACGAGGAGATGTATGACAACGCCATGCCTGCTCACGATTTTTTGGACGATACCCAGATCGCCGGTGTGCTGACCTACATCCGGAGCAACTTTGGTAATAAAGCCGACGCCGTTACGGCCGACGAGGTAAAGAAAGTGCGGGGTAAATAG
- a CDS encoding MlaD family protein, whose product MKISQEVKVGLLAVITLLMLFFGFNFLKGSDFFSSNNKYTIIYDNIDGLTASNPVQINGLTVGQIKDIKILQDQGNKLLVTIEVKNGIRVTQGSRAVLADDGLLGGKLIRLGIKLGAPDLENGGRLIAAKETGLSALIKEKTIPVLENVDSLTYQLNKVVGQFDQTGIVLNQTLRSANAGVRTLDLAVNENRAGLRATLDNVNRLSSSLVETEKQLKPILAKADTFADSLQGLQLKQTLGSVNKTVDNLQQILGAINKGQGSLGKLASDEALYRNVNATTASLEKLLTDLRENPKRYVHFSLFGKKDKPTSTTATPPVSSTGMTSRTDSLK is encoded by the coding sequence ATGAAAATTTCGCAGGAAGTAAAAGTTGGCTTACTAGCCGTCATAACGTTATTGATGCTTTTTTTCGGGTTTAACTTCCTGAAAGGCTCCGATTTCTTTTCGTCCAACAACAAGTACACCATCATTTATGATAACATCGATGGGCTAACGGCATCCAACCCGGTGCAGATAAACGGCCTGACGGTTGGTCAGATCAAGGATATCAAGATTCTGCAGGATCAGGGTAACAAACTCCTTGTTACCATCGAAGTAAAAAACGGCATTCGGGTAACCCAGGGTTCGCGGGCTGTTCTGGCCGACGATGGATTGCTGGGTGGTAAACTGATCCGGCTGGGAATCAAGTTAGGCGCTCCCGATCTGGAAAACGGTGGTCGTCTTATTGCCGCCAAAGAAACGGGGCTCTCCGCGCTCATCAAAGAGAAAACCATCCCGGTACTGGAAAATGTCGACTCGCTGACTTACCAGCTTAACAAGGTAGTGGGGCAGTTTGATCAGACGGGTATTGTGCTCAACCAGACACTGCGTTCAGCCAACGCGGGAGTACGCACCCTCGACCTGGCCGTCAACGAAAACCGCGCGGGCTTGCGGGCTACCCTCGACAACGTGAACCGATTGTCAAGTTCACTGGTCGAAACCGAAAAACAGCTGAAGCCTATTCTGGCTAAGGCCGATACGTTTGCCGACTCGCTACAGGGCCTTCAACTGAAACAAACCCTCGGTAGCGTCAACAAAACGGTCGACAATCTGCAGCAGATTCTGGGCGCTATCAACAAGGGACAGGGATCGCTGGGCAAACTGGCATCGGACGAAGCACTCTATCGCAACGTGAACGCTACAACGGCCAGCCTCGAAAAACTTCTGACTGACCTGCGCGAAAATCCAAAGCGCTACGTGCATTTCTCGCTTTTCGGCAAAAAAGACAAACCGACGTCCACCACAGCAACACCCCCTGTCAGTTCAACGGGTATGACCAGCCGGACCGATTCGTTGAAGTAG
- the gldD gene encoding gliding motility lipoprotein GldD, which translates to MKLVHCAFVGCIALLMSACGSRTADNYVPKPKAYPRFDLPAPDYTLLPPTHPYQFEYNKAARILPDTFARAEPHWIFINYPAFHASVQITYKPIRNDVNRLRSMLEDSYKLAARHNIKAYAIEQRTIKLKSGLEASLIDLSGEVPSQVQFVTTDSTNHFLRGALYFNTATQNDSLQPVIQYIRKDVLHLLNTLTWRK; encoded by the coding sequence ATGAAACTAGTCCATTGTGCATTTGTTGGTTGTATTGCCTTATTGATGAGTGCCTGCGGCAGCCGTACGGCCGACAATTATGTGCCGAAGCCGAAAGCGTATCCGCGCTTCGATTTGCCCGCACCTGACTACACCCTGCTTCCGCCTACCCATCCTTATCAGTTCGAGTACAACAAAGCCGCCCGGATTCTTCCCGATACGTTTGCCCGCGCCGAACCCCACTGGATTTTTATCAACTACCCCGCTTTTCACGCCAGCGTTCAGATTACCTACAAGCCAATCAGGAACGACGTGAACCGGTTACGGTCCATGCTCGAAGACTCGTACAAGCTGGCGGCCCGGCATAATATCAAGGCTTACGCCATTGAACAGCGGACAATTAAGCTGAAGTCGGGGCTGGAAGCCAGTCTGATCGATTTGTCGGGTGAGGTGCCGAGTCAGGTTCAGTTTGTGACAACGGATTCAACGAACCATTTCCTGCGGGGCGCACTGTACTTTAACACGGCTACACAAAACGATTCGCTGCAGCCTGTTATTCAGTACATCCGTAAAGATGTTCTACATTTACTCAATACCCTGACCTGGCGTAAGTAA
- a CDS encoding acyl-CoA carboxylase subunit beta codes for MQTLLDELAQRTLKTRLGGGQKKIDDQHKKGKLTARERIHYLTDADKPMVEIGLFTAEGMYTEHGGCPSGGVVVVIGYVSGRQCVIVANDATVKAGAWFPITAKKNLRAQEIAMENRLPIIYLVDSAGVYLPLQDEVFADKDHFGRTFRNNAHLSAMGVLQVAAVMGSCVAGGAYLPIMSDEALIVEGTGSIFLAGPYLVKASIGEDVDAETLGGAVTHTDISGVIDNRYPDDKSCLDAIKRILDKTGRSETAGFDRATPVLPVKNPADIYYILPADRVKPYDMREIIERIVDASDFDEYKPGYGQSLLCGYARVDGWAVGIVANQRKVVKAKGKAGQPTEMQMGGVIYGDAADKAARFIMNCNQKRIPLVFLQDVSGFMVGSRAEQGGIIKDGAKMVSAMANSVVPKFTVVIGNSYGAGNYAMCGKAYDPRLMLAWPTAQMAVMSGASAAKTLLQIQVAAQKAKGQPMTPDEEKAQLDKITDQYNAQLSPYYAAARLWVDAIIDPLQTRQTLSEGIAAANHAPITKPFSVGIIQT; via the coding sequence ATGCAAACTCTCCTCGACGAACTCGCTCAACGCACCCTGAAAACCCGGCTTGGTGGCGGACAAAAGAAAATAGATGATCAACACAAAAAAGGGAAGCTAACCGCCCGCGAGCGCATCCATTACCTCACCGATGCCGACAAGCCGATGGTTGAGATCGGCCTGTTCACCGCCGAAGGCATGTATACTGAGCACGGTGGGTGTCCGTCCGGGGGAGTGGTTGTGGTTATTGGTTACGTATCGGGGCGACAGTGTGTCATTGTGGCCAATGACGCGACGGTGAAAGCCGGTGCCTGGTTTCCGATCACGGCAAAAAAGAACCTCCGGGCGCAGGAAATTGCGATGGAGAACCGACTTCCTATCATCTACCTGGTCGACAGTGCGGGTGTTTACCTGCCGTTGCAGGATGAAGTTTTCGCCGACAAGGATCATTTCGGCCGCACCTTCCGGAACAATGCGCACCTCTCAGCCATGGGTGTTTTGCAGGTAGCGGCCGTCATGGGTAGTTGCGTAGCCGGAGGTGCTTACCTACCCATCATGTCAGACGAAGCGTTGATTGTAGAAGGTACCGGGTCCATATTTCTGGCGGGACCGTATCTGGTTAAAGCATCGATCGGCGAAGATGTCGATGCGGAAACGCTGGGCGGGGCCGTTACGCACACCGATATTTCGGGCGTGATCGATAACCGCTACCCGGATGACAAGAGCTGTCTGGATGCGATTAAACGCATTCTCGACAAAACCGGCCGCTCCGAAACTGCGGGTTTTGACCGGGCTACCCCCGTGCTGCCCGTCAAAAACCCCGCCGACATCTACTACATTCTGCCTGCTGATCGCGTTAAACCGTATGATATGCGGGAAATTATCGAGCGCATTGTCGATGCCTCGGATTTTGACGAGTATAAGCCGGGATACGGTCAGTCGCTGCTGTGCGGCTACGCCCGGGTCGATGGCTGGGCGGTTGGTATCGTTGCCAACCAGCGAAAAGTGGTAAAAGCCAAAGGAAAGGCGGGCCAGCCAACAGAGATGCAGATGGGCGGGGTCATTTACGGGGATGCCGCCGACAAAGCTGCCCGCTTTATTATGAACTGTAATCAGAAACGTATCCCGCTGGTATTTTTGCAGGACGTATCAGGCTTTATGGTCGGAAGCCGGGCCGAGCAGGGCGGAATCATAAAAGACGGCGCCAAGATGGTCAGCGCCATGGCCAACTCAGTGGTACCGAAGTTTACAGTTGTCATTGGTAACAGCTACGGCGCGGGCAACTACGCCATGTGCGGCAAAGCCTATGACCCCCGCCTGATGCTGGCCTGGCCTACGGCGCAGATGGCCGTTATGAGCGGTGCATCGGCTGCCAAAACATTGCTTCAGATTCAGGTAGCCGCTCAGAAAGCCAAAGGGCAGCCCATGACGCCCGACGAGGAAAAAGCCCAGCTGGATAAAATTACGGATCAGTACAACGCTCAGCTGTCGCCCTACTACGCTGCTGCCCGGTTGTGGGTCGATGCCATCATTGATCCGCTGCAAACCCGACAAACCCTTTCCGAAGGAATTGCCGCAGCCAACCATGCCCCCATCACGAAACCGTTCTCGGTCGGTATCATTCAAACCTAG
- a CDS encoding glycosyltransferase family A protein gives MPVPVQATIILPTTADRGVLLPLCVSSIQQQTLQAFEVFIIGDGVDEPTRVIINELVRQDNRIRFFDHPKHARRGEVYRHQALQEARGEFVAYICDRDLWLPKHLETLAHYLQHATLVTTYYYYVRRDQQLVLPYLYTSPTETARGILSAAGHRLDFYHRLPYGWRTTPVHRPTDRYMWEQMLAQADCQVAVAWQPTLLYFKRNDHPGWPTVQRYAELARWAALLQTPSALQPAMDNALMNVIYERNRYKESWLLLRGKRVAELPGLFKNKLRRWLRLPGDQPAEESWLPALIKLD, from the coding sequence ATGCCCGTTCCCGTTCAGGCTACGATTATTCTCCCCACTACCGCCGACCGGGGAGTGCTACTGCCACTTTGTGTATCCAGTATTCAGCAACAGACCCTGCAGGCTTTTGAGGTATTCATCATCGGCGATGGAGTCGATGAGCCCACCCGGGTTATCATCAATGAACTGGTGAGGCAGGACAACCGTATTCGCTTCTTCGATCATCCGAAGCATGCCCGCCGGGGTGAGGTATATCGACACCAGGCATTGCAGGAAGCCCGGGGCGAATTTGTCGCCTACATCTGCGATCGGGATTTGTGGTTACCCAAACACCTTGAAACACTCGCTCATTACCTGCAGCATGCTACGTTGGTCACGACCTATTACTATTACGTCCGTCGCGACCAGCAATTAGTGCTCCCGTATCTCTATACGTCACCAACTGAAACCGCCAGGGGTATTCTGTCGGCGGCTGGCCATCGGCTCGATTTTTACCACCGCTTGCCCTACGGCTGGCGAACGACACCCGTCCACCGTCCCACCGATCGATACATGTGGGAGCAGATGCTGGCGCAGGCAGACTGCCAGGTTGCAGTAGCCTGGCAGCCCACACTATTGTACTTCAAACGTAATGATCATCCAGGCTGGCCAACGGTACAACGGTATGCCGAACTGGCCCGATGGGCCGCGTTGTTGCAAACCCCGTCGGCATTGCAGCCAGCGATGGATAACGCCTTGATGAACGTTATTTACGAGCGGAACCGGTACAAGGAAAGCTGGCTGTTGCTCCGTGGCAAACGGGTAGCCGAACTACCCGGCCTGTTCAAAAATAAGCTCCGGCGCTGGTTGCGGTTACCAGGAGATCAGCCAGCGGAGGAAAGCTGGTTGCCCGCTCTGATAAAATTGGATTAA